In Mycobacterium stomatepiae, the following are encoded in one genomic region:
- a CDS encoding alpha/beta hydrolase — MPSFDKADEKPPIDPILLKVLDAVPFRLSTDDGIDAARQQFRDRPRRTVHPELRVENRTIDGPGGAIPIRIYWPSTNSRHSALPLVVYFHGGAFALGDLDTHDGIARQHAVGAEAIVVSVDYRLAPEHPYPAAADDAWAATLWVAARGAELGGDTARMAVAGDSAGGNIAAAVAQQARDEDGPPIAFQLLWYPSTLWDQSLPSFAENATAPILGTRAIAQFSRWYAGDLDLSNPPVRMAPGRATDLTGLPAAYIGVAGYDPLRDDGIRYGKLLAAAGVPAEVHNAETMVHGYLGYAGVVPAATEGLDRGLAALRNALYR, encoded by the coding sequence ATGCCCAGCTTTGACAAAGCCGACGAGAAACCTCCTATCGACCCCATCTTGCTGAAGGTACTCGACGCGGTTCCGTTCCGGCTATCCACCGACGATGGCATCGACGCTGCGCGCCAGCAGTTCCGCGACCGGCCACGCCGAACGGTGCACCCCGAGCTGCGCGTCGAGAACCGCACCATCGACGGCCCGGGCGGCGCCATCCCGATCAGGATCTATTGGCCATCAACGAATTCCAGACATAGCGCGTTGCCTCTCGTTGTTTACTTCCACGGTGGCGCATTCGCTCTGGGCGATCTCGACACACACGACGGCATCGCCCGACAGCACGCGGTAGGGGCTGAGGCGATCGTGGTGTCGGTCGATTACCGGTTGGCGCCCGAGCATCCGTACCCCGCAGCGGCCGACGATGCTTGGGCCGCAACACTGTGGGTAGCCGCGCGCGGCGCCGAGCTGGGTGGCGACACAGCCCGGATGGCTGTCGCCGGGGATTCGGCGGGCGGCAATATCGCCGCGGCGGTCGCCCAGCAAGCTCGTGACGAGGACGGCCCGCCAATTGCCTTCCAGCTGTTGTGGTATCCCTCCACGCTGTGGGATCAGTCGCTGCCGTCCTTCGCCGAGAACGCGACCGCGCCGATTCTGGGCACCAGGGCGATCGCGCAGTTCTCTCGTTGGTACGCAGGCGATCTCGATTTGAGCAACCCGCCGGTGCGCATGGCGCCGGGGCGCGCGACGGACCTGACCGGCCTGCCGGCCGCCTACATCGGCGTCGCCGGCTACGATCCGCTGCGCGACGACGGCATCCGCTACGGCAAACTGCTGGCCGCCGCGGGCGTGCCCGCCGAGGTGCACAACGCCGAGACGATGGTGCACGGCTATCTCGGCTATGCGGGTGTGGTTCCCGCCGCCACGGAGGGGTTGGACCGAGGGCTCGCGGCGTTGAGGAATGCGCTGTATCGGTAA
- a CDS encoding alpha/beta hydrolase, with protein sequence MIEPTARPEIDPTFKALLDLFPTTFNADGGVELVRERLKMLKMPPDLLPDLRIEDRTIGHGDLIDIPVRIYWPPTPAEISPVVVFFHGGGFCLGDLDTHDHVARAHAVGAEAIVVSVGYRLAPEHPYPAGVNDAWAALQWVGAHAAGLGGDPSRIAVAGDSAGGNLAAVTAMLARDNAGPELVFQLLWYPVVTADLSLPSHIENAFAPILDREVIAAFLAWYLPPEVDITDPTVLPVTLAPANAADLSGLPPAFIGTAEHDPLRDDGARYAEMLKAAGVAAELSNEPTLVHGYVNFAPVIPAAAAAADRGLTALRKALYP encoded by the coding sequence ATGATCGAGCCCACCGCCCGACCCGAGATCGACCCGACGTTCAAAGCGTTACTCGATCTGTTCCCGACGACGTTCAACGCGGACGGCGGAGTCGAGCTTGTCCGCGAGCGGCTCAAGATGCTCAAGATGCCGCCGGACTTGTTGCCGGACCTGCGGATTGAAGACCGGACTATCGGTCATGGCGACCTCATCGACATTCCCGTTCGGATCTACTGGCCGCCCACCCCGGCCGAGATCTCACCCGTCGTCGTCTTCTTCCACGGCGGCGGCTTTTGTCTGGGCGATCTAGACACCCACGACCACGTCGCTCGCGCGCACGCGGTCGGCGCCGAAGCCATCGTGGTGTCGGTGGGCTACCGGCTGGCTCCGGAGCACCCGTATCCCGCCGGGGTCAACGATGCGTGGGCCGCGCTGCAGTGGGTCGGTGCGCACGCCGCCGGCCTCGGCGGTGACCCGAGCCGCATCGCGGTCGCCGGAGATTCGGCGGGCGGCAACCTGGCCGCGGTGACGGCGATGCTGGCCCGCGACAACGCCGGGCCCGAGTTGGTGTTCCAGCTGCTGTGGTACCCGGTGGTGACCGCCGATCTTTCTCTGCCGTCGCACATCGAGAACGCCTTCGCCCCGATCCTGGACCGCGAGGTGATCGCGGCCTTCCTGGCCTGGTACCTGCCGCCGGAGGTCGATATCACCGACCCCACGGTGCTGCCCGTCACGCTCGCCCCGGCCAACGCCGCGGATCTGTCGGGCTTGCCGCCGGCCTTCATCGGGACCGCGGAGCACGACCCGCTGCGCGACGACGGGGCGCGCTACGCCGAGATGCTCAAGGCCGCGGGCGTTGCCGCGGAGCTGAGCAATGAGCCGACCCTGGTCCACGGCTACGTCAACTTCGCCCCGGTGATACCCGCGGCCGCGGCGGCTGCCGACCGCGGCTTGACCGCACTGCGGAAGGCGTTGTACCCCTAG
- a CDS encoding amidase — translation MNELHYLTATELAHLLATQQVSAVEVIQAHLDRIDEVNPRVNAIVTLVAEQALAAAAAADAREPTGPLHGLPVAHKDLVDTAGIRTTYGSPLFANNVPRRDHLIVQRLRTAGAITIGKTNTPEFGTGSHTVNDVFGATRNPYDLSKSAGGSSGGAAAALASGMVPLADGSDMGGSLRNPASFCNVVGLRPTPGRAPNPSEIAAWFSLPVSGPMARTVEDLTLMLGTIAGFDRRCPYSIKEDLKLDPEQSIAGLHVAWSPDLGSLPVDHRTMEVTARAPKVLEQLGAHVEQVDLDLSGAEEAFRTYRAWYYALAFGDLTNLGPNTAWNVEQGRRVTGTDLAKAELARSSLYQRMATFFDTYDILIAPVSQVPPFPIERPYVDEINGEKMPDYLAWMRSAYWISVLHAPAASVPAGFTADGLPIGLHIVGRPFEDAEVLRVARAFEQVTLHGLNRPPL, via the coding sequence TTGAACGAATTGCATTACCTCACCGCAACAGAGTTGGCGCATCTGCTTGCTACCCAGCAGGTAAGCGCCGTCGAGGTCATCCAAGCGCACCTAGATCGAATCGACGAGGTTAATCCGCGTGTCAATGCCATCGTTACCCTCGTTGCCGAACAGGCGCTCGCGGCGGCGGCGGCGGCTGATGCCAGAGAACCGACCGGACCACTTCACGGACTGCCAGTCGCGCACAAGGATCTTGTCGACACCGCCGGCATCCGCACAACCTACGGATCGCCGCTTTTCGCAAACAACGTCCCCAGACGGGACCACTTGATCGTCCAACGGCTACGCACTGCCGGAGCCATCACCATCGGTAAAACGAACACCCCAGAGTTTGGCACCGGCTCGCACACGGTCAATGACGTATTCGGAGCCACCAGAAACCCCTACGACCTGTCCAAGTCCGCAGGTGGAAGCAGCGGCGGCGCTGCTGCGGCCCTGGCCAGCGGTATGGTGCCGCTAGCCGACGGATCCGACATGGGCGGCTCGTTACGCAACCCCGCGTCATTTTGCAATGTGGTCGGCCTTCGCCCAACACCTGGCCGAGCCCCGAACCCGTCAGAGATCGCAGCCTGGTTCAGCCTGCCCGTGTCTGGTCCGATGGCGCGGACAGTCGAGGACCTGACGCTAATGCTCGGAACTATCGCCGGTTTCGACCGCCGCTGTCCGTACTCGATTAAGGAAGATTTGAAGCTGGATCCTGAGCAGAGCATAGCGGGGCTACACGTGGCCTGGAGCCCGGATTTGGGCAGCTTGCCGGTAGATCATCGGACGATGGAAGTCACCGCGAGAGCGCCGAAAGTGTTGGAGCAGCTTGGTGCTCATGTCGAGCAGGTCGATTTGGATCTGAGCGGGGCAGAGGAGGCATTCAGGACCTACCGAGCGTGGTACTACGCGCTGGCCTTTGGCGATTTGACGAATCTGGGCCCCAACACCGCCTGGAATGTCGAGCAGGGCCGTCGGGTCACTGGCACCGATCTGGCCAAAGCCGAGCTAGCGCGCAGCAGCCTCTATCAGCGTATGGCCACTTTCTTCGATACCTACGACATTCTGATCGCACCGGTCAGCCAGGTCCCCCCGTTCCCGATCGAGCGACCATACGTCGATGAGATCAACGGAGAAAAGATGCCTGATTACCTCGCTTGGATGCGCTCTGCCTACTGGATCAGCGTGCTGCATGCGCCAGCTGCTTCCGTACCTGCCGGGTTCACCGCTGACGGCCTGCCGATAGGACTGCACATCGTGGGCAGACCATTTGAAGACGCCGAGGTCCTGCGCGTGGCACGAGCATTCGAACAGGTCACTCTGCACGGCTTGAACCGCCCACCGCTCTAG